ATATGGTACACATCATCGAGAATTTCGAATAATTCACGCGCCCGCTGGTAGTGAGCCAGTGCGGCATCATGCTGACCGCTACGCCGATAGATCAGCCCCATATTGTTGAGGACCCGCGCCTGAGCGGCGAGATTTTGCTCCGCAGCAAAACCATCGTAAAGCGTCCGATAGACATCAAGGCATTCTTCGATCTGGTTTAACTCAAAGTGCAAGCTGGCAACAATGGTCATCTGCCGAACATAGGCATCTTCACTGACCTGTCGACATAAACGTGCCGACTCGATAAAGCACGTCAGCGCGCGTGGATAATCGTGAACCTCCAGCAACCGTTCACCTTGGGCAACCACGGCATTGACGATTTCCATAATCGGTTGAGACATCCCAGACCTCCTCGGCAGCGTTCGCCGTCACGTTTTGGCACACCTTGCATTGAGATGAGACACTTCGGCACCATTGTTTCCCGAAGTCAGAAGGGCTTTGCGAGTCGAAACCTGTTGCGGTCAACATCAAGGCAGAGTTAAAACATCTGTAATTACAGAATGTTAAAAACAACTGTCCTCTTTTGGAACACCCTTTCATCCCATTTACCTACTTCTCAAAAAGAGCAAATTGCATACCAGCCCTTTTTTGACGACAAAACGCAACAAGGCCACTGCCGGAGCAGTGGCCTTGTTGCGTTTTCAGGGATCTCTTTAAACGGTTAAGACGTCCGTTATTTTTTCAACAAAGCACCAATCTGCTCTGGTTTAAGCAATTTTCCCTGGCTGACCAGCTGTCCATTGATCACCAGCCCCGGTGTCGTCATACAACCAAAGGTCACAATCTGGTTCAGATCGGTCACTTTTTCCAAAGTATATTCCAGCCCCAGTCCACCAGCAGCTTCTTCAGCATTTTTTGCCAGCTCAGTACATTTTTTACACCCGGTTCCCAAAATCTGCATCGTTACCATCGTGATCTCCTTTATTTCGCTAAATTCAAGCCATCGCCCCGTACAACAACCCACTGAGGGTCGCCATCACAATCACCAGACAGACAAAGACGACGGTTTTTTTCGTTCCCATGACACTGCGAATCACCAGCATATTCGGCAAAGAGAGTGCCGGACCAGCCAGCAATAAGGCCAGCGCTGGCCCTTTACCCATTCCTGCACCGATCAACCCTTGCAATATCGGCACTTCCGTCAAAGTGGCAAAATACATAAACGCACCTAACACTGAAGCCATGACATTGGCCATAATTCCATTCCCCCCCACCAAGGAAGCGATCCAGCTTGAAGGAATTAATCCTTCATGGTCGGGGCGCCCCAGCAGGGCTCCGGCAATCAGTACACCGTAAAATAGCAGAGGCAAAATTTTCTTGGCAAAGTCCCATGACATATCAAACCAGTCCTGCAACTCTTCGTTGTCGGTGCGGGTGTTAAGGATCAGACTCAAACCGATCAGGCCAACGACAAATGCCACTACAGGCTGCTCCGGCATCATAATGGACAAGAACGCCACCGGAATCGCAACACCGAGAATAGCGCTGAACTTGACACGGAACCACCACACCAGACATTGACCAAGCAACAGAGCAAATCCGCCGACAATCAGCCATTTATCCATCCAGATCGCCGCCCACAGACCTTCCATCTGCTGCGGCTTGCCCCAGTTCGCAAACACCAGGATACCGACCATGCTGGCAAAGTAGACACCAACCTGCCAAAGGGGTCGTGCCACCTCCGGTTCCGGCATGGCTGCTGCGGCCGCAACCTTTTCCATCTCTTCGCGACGGAAGAACAGGTGCATCAGCAGGCCAATGACCAGGCTGAATGTAACAGCCCCGACAGCGCGGGCAATGCCCATCTCCGGTCCGAGCACAGATGCGGTCAAAACAATGGCCAGTATATTGATCGCCGGTCCCGAGTAAAGAAAGGCGCTGGCCGGTCCAAGTCCGGCTCCCATGCGATAAATACCGGCGA
This is a stretch of genomic DNA from uncultured Desulfuromonas sp.. It encodes these proteins:
- a CDS encoding tetratricopeptide repeat protein translates to MSQPIMEIVNAVVAQGERLLEVHDYPRALTCFIESARLCRQVSEDAYVRQMTIVASLHFELNQIEECLDVYRTLYDGFAAEQNLAAQARVLNNMGLIYRRSGQHDAALAHYQRARELFEILDDVYHIAEQFENIGTVYRDKQDYLHGLKNYHDALKLFSLLNHRGKLADLHSNVAHITAIQGDTDAALQWYLAALDLYDDVNDGERRQHIVKHVEELRAVAG
- a CDS encoding thioredoxin family protein, with the translated sequence MVTMQILGTGCKKCTELAKNAEEAAGGLGLEYTLEKVTDLNQIVTFGCMTTPGLVINGQLVSQGKLLKPEQIGALLKK
- a CDS encoding permease is translated as MQWNREWKSVGLIIGVFLACYYLPVEAISASLWPSSPLWEALYLARWYAQEHVLLCLMPAFLIAGAVGVFVSQASVMKYLGPKANKILAYGVASVSGTVLAVCSCTILPLFAGIYRMGAGLGPASAFLYSGPAINILAIVLTASVLGPEMGIARAVGAVTFSLVIGLLMHLFFRREEMEKVAAAAAMPEPEVARPLWQVGVYFASMVGILVFANWGKPQQMEGLWAAIWMDKWLIVGGFALLLGQCLVWWFRVKFSAILGVAIPVAFLSIMMPEQPVVAFVVGLIGLSLILNTRTDNEELQDWFDMSWDFAKKILPLLFYGVLIAGALLGRPDHEGLIPSSWIASLVGGNGIMANVMASVLGAFMYFATLTEVPILQGLIGAGMGKGPALALLLAGPALSLPNMLVIRSVMGTKKTVVFVCLVIVMATLSGLLYGAMA